A genome region from Bacteroidota bacterium includes the following:
- a CDS encoding response regulator yields the protein MNTKERLKILIVDDKVENLVALETVLAGLDVEFIRALSGNEALTLTLHHKFALGIIDIQMPGIDGYETVQLLHDDPNTEFFPVIFVSAIYKEEFHVIKGIESGAVDFISKPIVPEILKGKVRVFLELHRQKEALYSLNQELFEAKEVAIAASRTKSMFLANMSHEIRTPMNGIIGVAEMLRSTDMDKEQKELLRIIEISGNNLLIIINDILDFSKIETGNIKLEHIDIDIIKEIEQTLILMRFKAQQKGVKLNSHFPKDIPRYVKGDPVRIKQIIINLVGNALKFTDVGTIDIILEKIKEFDNKFVLKVEVKDTGIGISNDNINLLFNAFSQADISYTRKFGGTGLGLAISFELCKLMDGKMGVESEVGQGSTFWFTLELEKGQKPLDDKYDDENLEYNTDFDKHFKVLLAEDNAINQKVEKYALEKFGHTVEIAQNGQIAVDMFTKNKYDLILMDIQMPVMDGINATKLIRKKEKELDPKNHIRIVALTACVMEGDVEKFIEAGMDDVISKPFKMKDMMKLFNTDSKLQK from the coding sequence ATGAACACAAAAGAAAGACTCAAGATCTTAATCGTCGATGACAAAGTTGAAAATTTAGTTGCCCTTGAAACTGTTTTAGCCGGGCTAGACGTTGAATTTATTCGTGCGTTGTCTGGCAATGAAGCACTCACGCTTACATTGCACCATAAATTTGCATTGGGCATTATCGACATACAAATGCCGGGAATAGATGGTTACGAAACAGTGCAATTGCTGCATGATGATCCTAATACTGAATTTTTTCCTGTCATCTTTGTCTCGGCAATTTACAAGGAAGAATTTCATGTAATTAAGGGTATTGAGAGTGGCGCAGTCGACTTCATTTCTAAACCCATTGTCCCGGAAATCCTTAAAGGAAAAGTTCGCGTTTTTCTTGAATTACATCGACAAAAAGAAGCTTTGTATTCACTAAATCAGGAATTATTCGAAGCCAAAGAAGTAGCTATTGCAGCCAGTCGAACAAAATCAATGTTTTTAGCCAATATGTCGCACGAAATCCGCACACCCATGAATGGTATCATTGGCGTAGCTGAAATGCTAAGAAGCACAGACATGGATAAAGAACAAAAGGAGCTTTTACGCATCATTGAAATAAGCGGGAATAACCTCCTAATTATCATTAACGACATATTGGATTTCTCTAAAATTGAAACCGGCAATATTAAACTTGAGCATATCGATATTGATATTATTAAAGAAATAGAGCAAACTCTGATTCTCATGCGTTTTAAAGCGCAGCAGAAGGGAGTAAAACTCAATTCACATTTCCCCAAAGATATTCCACGATACGTTAAAGGAGATCCGGTCAGGATTAAGCAAATCATCATCAACCTTGTTGGAAATGCGCTTAAATTTACCGATGTTGGAACCATCGATATTATACTTGAAAAAATTAAAGAATTCGACAATAAGTTCGTTCTTAAAGTTGAAGTAAAAGATACAGGAATAGGTATTTCAAACGATAATATCAATTTGTTGTTCAATGCATTTTCACAAGCCGACATTTCTTATACCCGCAAGTTTGGCGGCACGGGCCTGGGGTTGGCAATTTCTTTCGAATTATGCAAACTCATGGATGGGAAAATGGGTGTTGAGAGCGAAGTTGGGCAAGGAAGTACATTCTGGTTCACGTTAGAATTGGAAAAAGGACAAAAACCTTTAGATGATAAATATGATGATGAAAACCTTGAATACAATACCGATTTCGACAAACATTTTAAGGTCTTATTAGCCGAAGACAATGCCATCAACCAAAAAGTTGAAAAATATGCACTTGAGAAATTCGGTCATACAGTAGAAATTGCTCAGAATGGGCAAATAGCGGTTGATATGTTCACGAAAAATAAATATGATTTAATTTTAATGGATATTCAAATGCCGGTAATGGACGGGATAAATGCTACAAAATTGATCAGGAAAAAAGAAAAAGAATTGGATCCTAAAAATCACATCAGAATTGTAGCTCTAACTGCCTGCGTTATGGAAGGAGATGTGGAAAAATTCATCGAGGCCGGAATGGACGATGTCATCAGCAAACCTTTTAAGATGAAAGATATGATGAAATTATTCAATACCGATAGTAAGTTACAGAAATAG
- a CDS encoding response regulator has product MKIKLRIQQKIQLFIITASIIIYVGAIGYITVTNRKVAFNDATLYANSTAKENAQIISELFNTDMTLVQTLANTVRVYEDMPEEQWKKTFLDMYTNVMKETEHIFCLWDSWELKMIDKNWDRPSGRYYSSIIRNNNGELTSDVSLRSIVEESLIYDKVIKGRLIPTIWEPYLDQVAKQGVEKQLMTTLNAPIINDGVYVGIVAADITLDKLEEIVREIKPFAGSYAFLVSYEGIVAAHSNPKEIFKPLAEIIPEDYNNQGIGEKIKSGESFSFRSNNKEGLDIYYSYTPINVIGTNTPWALAVAIPISVITQKADRNFIISLIVGLIGILLLAFVISIISKTITNPITKITQILKQLAKGHIDEKMRLSFDTGDEIQEMAEALDLSIEGLNKKTEFATHIGAGTFDSDYSPAGNDDLLGNALLKMQQSLQKYSRDQENNNWIQSSAVRMGDILRGEKTLEKLASEILSFFGEISDMRVGTIYYKNDSNLLELVGAFCFDTRRSSSLSFKIGEGIVGQAVKERRTLIFTEVPEDYMVLQSGLGKTILRQILIMPFIFNDEVIGALELGFSAAIPEIQKEFIEKMNESIAIGFNSIKVKDEMNKLLNKTLEQAEALQLQQVELQQQNEELTVQQDELRKSNHELEEKSKELKKSEESLQAQQEELRVINEELEEKTKSLEFESKKVVDQNSSLEVIRIDLEKKAKELEASSKYKSEFLANMSHELRTPLNSLLILSKNLSTNKESNFTDDQIESLDIIYNSGKDLLKLINDILDLSKIESGKMVMNYDHFTADEIKASLKQGFQHMADEKKIEFNVEVSADFPSKIYTDFQRLGQVLKNLTSNAIKFTHEGSITISLFKPEKEQKYNNDNLYQHEMIGISVIDTGIGIPKDKINMIFEAFKQADGSTSRKYGGTGLGLSISKELTKLLGGEIQLKSTIGKGSEFTLFVPVTSIEQKDQIKSETKLPSKSNDQLQKTTNTVVQKPVIHVSVIADDREIISKEDQSILIIEDDVHFARILQKQAKKSGFKTLVATRGSEGLTLAEEYLPSAVILDIRLPDINGMKVLDSLKLNPDTRHIPVHMMSAQESSKDAMEKGAIGFTTKPVSPDQLTKAFEKIETFIQKEMRELLIVEDDTNLRISIRKLIGEKGINITEAVTGKETLEKLKQTHFDCMILDLGLPDMTGFDLLKKIEKDKKIIAPPVIVYTGKEISKEENEELALYSNSIIIKGIRSEDRLLDETALFMHRVVKELPEQQQSIITSLHDKDKLFLNKKVLIVDDEMRNVFALSKVLTEKNIKVLKAENGEIGIERLKENPDIDMILMDIMMPVMDGYEAMEKIRNMERFKNIPIIALTAKAMKHDAEKCMNAGASDYLSKPLDVDRLFTLMRVWMYKD; this is encoded by the coding sequence ATGAAAATAAAATTAAGAATCCAGCAAAAAATCCAACTCTTTATCATTACAGCCTCAATTATAATATATGTTGGAGCAATTGGATATATTACTGTTACAAACAGAAAAGTTGCATTCAATGATGCTACCTTATATGCCAATAGCACTGCTAAAGAAAATGCACAAATTATTTCCGAACTCTTTAACACCGATATGACCTTGGTACAAACATTGGCAAATACCGTTAGAGTTTATGAAGACATGCCGGAAGAACAGTGGAAAAAGACTTTTTTGGATATGTACACAAATGTTATGAAGGAAACCGAACATATTTTTTGTCTTTGGGACAGTTGGGAATTAAAAATGATTGACAAAAACTGGGATAGGCCCTCCGGCCGTTATTATTCAAGTATTATTAGAAATAACAATGGAGAACTGACATCTGATGTTTCTTTAAGAAGTATAGTAGAAGAATCTCTTATTTATGATAAAGTAATCAAAGGTAGATTAATCCCAACTATTTGGGAACCCTATTTGGATCAGGTTGCAAAACAGGGAGTGGAGAAACAATTAATGACAACCCTCAATGCTCCCATAATTAACGATGGTGTTTATGTTGGTATTGTTGCGGCTGATATTACTTTAGATAAATTGGAGGAGATTGTTCGGGAGATTAAACCATTTGCAGGAAGTTATGCCTTTTTGGTATCTTATGAAGGAATTGTTGCCGCCCACAGTAATCCTAAAGAAATCTTTAAACCTTTAGCCGAAATAATCCCGGAAGATTATAATAATCAGGGTATTGGTGAAAAAATAAAAAGCGGGGAATCTTTTAGCTTTAGAAGTAATAACAAGGAAGGATTAGATATTTATTATTCATATACGCCTATTAATGTTATAGGAACGAATACTCCATGGGCATTAGCTGTAGCTATACCAATAAGTGTAATTACACAAAAAGCAGATCGGAATTTTATCATTTCATTAATTGTCGGCTTAATTGGCATTCTTCTCTTGGCATTTGTTATTTCAATTATTAGTAAAACTATTACTAATCCAATTACAAAAATCACTCAAATATTAAAACAATTGGCGAAAGGGCATATTGATGAAAAAATGAGACTTAGCTTTGATACAGGCGATGAAATTCAGGAAATGGCTGAGGCTTTGGACCTTTCAATTGAAGGACTAAATAAAAAAACCGAATTTGCAACACATATTGGAGCAGGGACATTCGATTCGGATTATTCACCCGCCGGAAATGATGATCTATTAGGAAATGCATTACTTAAAATGCAACAAAGTCTTCAAAAGTATTCGCGCGATCAGGAAAATAATAATTGGATTCAATCCTCGGCAGTTAGAATGGGAGATATTTTAAGGGGAGAAAAAACATTAGAAAAACTGGCTTCTGAGATTCTAAGCTTTTTTGGCGAAATCAGTGACATGAGAGTGGGAACCATTTATTATAAGAATGATAGCAATTTACTCGAATTGGTAGGAGCATTTTGTTTTGATACCAGACGATCATCATCCCTGAGCTTTAAAATTGGCGAAGGCATTGTAGGCCAGGCTGTGAAAGAAAGACGCACATTGATATTTACTGAAGTTCCTGAAGACTACATGGTACTTCAATCCGGACTTGGAAAAACAATTTTGAGACAAATATTAATCATGCCCTTTATCTTTAACGATGAAGTAATTGGAGCCTTAGAACTGGGATTTTCAGCGGCAATTCCTGAAATTCAAAAAGAATTCATAGAAAAAATGAATGAAAGCATTGCCATTGGATTTAATTCAATCAAGGTTAAGGATGAAATGAACAAACTTCTGAATAAAACCTTGGAACAGGCAGAAGCTTTACAATTACAACAGGTTGAATTACAACAACAAAATGAAGAACTTACTGTACAACAAGATGAATTAAGAAAGAGCAACCATGAGTTGGAAGAAAAATCAAAAGAACTAAAAAAATCAGAAGAAAGTTTGCAGGCACAGCAGGAAGAGCTCAGGGTAATTAACGAGGAACTGGAAGAAAAAACAAAATCGTTGGAGTTTGAAAGTAAAAAAGTCGTTGATCAGAATTCTTCCCTTGAAGTTATTCGTATAGATTTAGAAAAGAAAGCAAAAGAGTTGGAAGCTTCAAGCAAGTATAAGTCGGAATTTCTTGCAAACATGTCGCACGAACTTAGAACACCACTCAATAGTTTATTAATCTTATCTAAAAACTTGAGTACAAATAAGGAAAGCAATTTTACTGATGATCAAATCGAGTCGCTCGACATTATTTATAATAGTGGTAAAGATCTGCTCAAGCTAATCAATGATATTCTTGATTTATCAAAAATTGAATCGGGCAAGATGGTGATGAATTATGATCATTTTACGGCAGATGAAATCAAAGCCAGCTTAAAACAAGGATTCCAGCATATGGCTGATGAAAAGAAAATAGAATTCAATGTTGAAGTAAGTGCTGATTTTCCTTCTAAAATTTATACTGATTTCCAACGTCTCGGGCAGGTTTTGAAAAATCTGACATCGAATGCCATCAAATTTACACATGAAGGAAGTATTACAATTAGTTTATTTAAGCCCGAAAAGGAACAGAAATACAATAATGATAATTTGTATCAACATGAAATGATAGGCATTTCGGTAATTGATACAGGAATTGGCATTCCTAAGGATAAAATCAATATGATTTTTGAAGCCTTTAAGCAAGCAGATGGAAGTACCTCCCGCAAGTATGGTGGTACAGGATTAGGTCTCTCGATTTCAAAAGAACTTACAAAACTGTTGGGAGGCGAAATTCAATTAAAAAGCACAATTGGTAAAGGATCAGAGTTCACCTTGTTTGTCCCGGTTACCTCAATTGAACAAAAGGATCAGATCAAATCTGAAACAAAATTACCTTCAAAATCAAATGATCAACTGCAAAAGACAACAAATACCGTCGTCCAAAAACCGGTTATTCATGTTTCTGTAATAGCCGACGACAGAGAGATAATTTCCAAAGAAGACCAAAGCATTTTGATTATTGAGGATGATGTTCATTTTGCCAGGATATTGCAGAAACAAGCTAAAAAGTCAGGTTTCAAAACCTTGGTCGCTACCCGCGGATCAGAAGGACTCACACTTGCAGAAGAATATCTGCCTTCGGCAGTAATTCTCGATATCAGGCTTCCCGATATTAACGGCATGAAGGTTCTGGATTCGTTAAAATTAAATCCCGACACTCGTCATATTCCCGTTCATATGATGTCTGCTCAAGAATCGTCTAAAGATGCTATGGAGAAAGGGGCAATCGGCTTTACAACTAAACCTGTCAGCCCCGATCAATTAACCAAAGCATTCGAAAAAATAGAGACTTTCATTCAGAAAGAAATGCGTGAACTATTGATTGTTGAAGATGATACAAATCTGCGCATAAGCATACGGAAATTAATTGGGGAGAAGGGAATTAACATTACCGAAGCTGTAACGGGTAAAGAAACGCTTGAAAAACTAAAACAAACCCATTTTGATTGCATGATTCTTGACCTCGGTCTGCCTGATATGACCGGATTTGATTTACTCAAGAAAATTGAGAAGGATAAAAAAATTATTGCACCACCCGTCATCGTATATACTGGAAAAGAAATTAGCAAGGAAGAAAACGAGGAGCTTGCTTTATATTCAAACTCAATCATCATCAAGGGTATCCGATCAGAAGACCGATTACTTGACGAAACAGCTTTATTTATGCATCGGGTGGTTAAAGAATTGCCTGAACAGCAACAATCAATCATCACCAGCTTGCACGATAAGGACAAATTGTTTTTAAATAAAAAAGTGCTGATTGTTGATGATGAGATGCGAAATGTATTTGCCTTAAGTAAAGTTTTAACCGAAAAGAACATCAAGGTTTTGAAAGCTGAAAATGGAGAAATCGGCATAGAACGGCTGAAGGAAAATCCTGATATCGACATGATTTTAATGGACATAATGATGCCCGTAATGGATGGATATGAAGCTATGGAAAAGATACGTAATATGGAAAGGTTTAAGAATATACCTATCATTGCACTTACTGCCAAAGCGATGAAACATGATGCGGAAAAATGCATGAATGCCGGGGCAAGTGATTACCTGTCAAAACCGTTAGATGTCGACAGATTATTTACATTAATGAGAGTATGGATGTACAAAGATTAA